A single genomic interval of Juglans regia cultivar Chandler chromosome 1, Walnut 2.0, whole genome shotgun sequence harbors:
- the LOC108996020 gene encoding U3 small nucleolar RNA-associated protein 18 homolog, with amino-acid sequence MNLISQNFPSKSRANKTKREDANEPSSLQGNEDAENEHLDILRMTKRKKERKEEDEKAIEQDREMKKLENSLFGSLYSPVEFGNEDEEDTRDWAENGSALFIVDRTANGVLSVYEEDAEFPERTNGEEETKQRKPVWADEEEEKAKINIAQVNRLRKLRKEEDESLISGSEYVSRLRAQHVKLNPSTDWAKLDSRASNDTSFDDESSDEENGAALAHGYEDVETVEDVLRTNEDLVVRSSAKLLPGLLEYSRLVDANTEDPSKGPINAVQFHRNAQLLLVAGLDRGLRFYQIDGKRNTKIQSIFLDDCPIRKASFLPDGSQVIIAGRRKFFYSFDLVKARIDKIGPLVGREEKSLEFFEVSPDSSTIAFVGNEGYILLVSSKTKELIGTLKMNGTVRSLAFVDGGRQLLSSGGDGQIYHWDLRTMACIHKAVDEGCIKGTALCTSSNGKLFAAGSDSGIVNIYNREEFLGGKRKPMKTIENLTSKVDFLKFNNDGQILAICSSLKKNSLKLIHVPSFTAFSNWPPLNKSLHYPRCLDFSPGGGFMAMGNAGGKVLLYKLHHYHQA; translated from the coding sequence atgaatttaatttctcaaaattttccctCCAAAAGTAGAGCCAATAAGACTAAAAGGGAGGACGCCAATGAGCCTTCATCTCTGCAAGGGAATGAAGATGCTGAAAATGAACATTTGGATATTTTAAGGATGACTAAGAGAAAGAAAGAGCGCAAGGAAGAGGATGAGAAGGCAATTGAGCAAGACAGAGAAATGAAGAAGCTAGAGAACTCTTTGTTCGGGTCCCTGTATTCACCTGTTGAGTTTGGGAATGAAGACGAGGAAGACACTCGAGACTGGGCTGAGAATGGTTCTGCTTTGTTCATCGTGGACCGAACTGCAAATGGTGTGCTCTCTGTTTATGAAGAGGATGCAGAATTCCCAGAAAGAACTAATGGTGAGGAGGAAACTAAGCAAAGAAAACCTGTCTGGgcagatgaggaagaagaaaaagccaAAATAAATATTGCTCAAGTTAACAGATTAAGGAAACTgaggaaggaagaagatgagagtTTGATTTCTGGTTCCGAGTATGTGTCAAGATTGAGGGCTCAGCATGTTAAGCTTAACCCCAGCACAGATTGGGCCAAACTTGATTCGCGAGCAAGTAATGATACATCTTTTGATGATGAGTCATCAGATGAAGAGAATGGGGCAGCACTGGCCCATGGTTACGAGGATGTTGAAACTGTTGAGGATGTCCTTCGAACGAACGAAGACCTTGTTGTGAGAAGCAGTGCAAAATTGTTGCCTGGACTTCTTGAATACTCGAGACTTGTGGATGCAAATACAGAGGATCCTTCTAAAGGTCCAATTAATGCAGTTCAGTTCCATCGGAATGCTCAGTTGCTACTTGTTGCGGGATTGGATCGGGGGCTTAGATTTTATCAAATCGATGGAAAACGGAACACCAAGATACAAAGTATTTTCCTTGATGATTGTCCCATTCGGAAGGCATCTTTCTTGCCTGATGGTTCTCAGGTTATTATAGCAGGAAGGAGAAAGTTCTTCTATAGCTTTGATTTAGTTAAAGCAAGAATTGATAAAATAGGCCCTCTGGTTGGCAGGGAGGAGAAAAGCTTGGAATTTTTTGAGGTTTCTCCTGATTCTAGCACAATTGCATTTGTTGGAAATGAAGGTTATATCTTGCTGGTCTCTTCCAAAACGAAGGAACTGATTGGGACACTAAAGATGAATGGAACTGTTCGATCTTTAGCTTTTGTTGATGGTGGGCGACAATTACTGAGCTCTGGTGGTGATGGACAGATCTACCACTGGGATTTGAGAACAATGGCTTGCATCCATAAGGCTGTTGATGAAGGTTGCATAAAAGGTACGGCTCTTTGCACTTCCTCAAATGGAAAACTGTTTGCAGCTGGTTCAGACAGTGGTATCGTGAATATTTACAACAGAGAGGAGTTTTTAGGGGGCAAGAGAAAACCTATGAAGACCATAGAAAATCTAACCTCCAAAGTGGATTTTCTGAAATTTAATAACGATGGTCAAATATTGGCGATTTGTTCTAGCTTGAAGAAGAACAGTTTGAAGTTGATACATGTCCCGTCATTTACGGCATTCTCAAACTGGCCTCCCCTCAACAAATCCCTACATTATCCACGCTGTTTAGATTTCAGCCCTGGTGGTGGCTTCATGGCTATGGGAAATGCAGGTGGAAAGGTGTTGTTATACAAGTTACATCATTACCATCAAGCCTAG